The DNA window GACGTGGCAATGTGTTCCCTACTAAATCaggtttcttctcctagttaaactcaaCTATTTTTTCCCAATCGAACTCTAATAACTTTAAGATATTTTAATTAGATTAGTCACaaattttagcctataaataaggcTTTTAACAATTCTAGAGAGTTTAATTCAACAACATAATTAAGAGAGAGTTTTGTGGAAATTTCGGGTTCGGGTTTGTTTGTTAATTCATCTTGTACTCCTTTTTCGATTTTTGTCGTTTTAGTAAAGTTttctttgctcgtggttttttatcctctttggaggggtttttccatgtaaatatttgtttttgattttttctctttctttcttgttCGTTGCATAATTCTGGTTTAACCCAACAtaaacaaacaattatattaatcttatatgaaaatagatatatgtattcatttctttaaatgtttACAAATGAATCCAAGTCAAAATTCCATAGATAGATATATGTGAACCACGAttcaaattaaattcatatattaaatcaacatttatatataaatttcataactGTCCcttaaatttaaattctaaactTGTTAGAGATTACCTATCAAATTTCGAGTAATGTTCCAGGCAACTTTCTTAGCTCTACAACCTACACTTgtaaatgaataggaaaagaaaTGACGGTAATAATGTCCAGTGATATCTTGGCACAAAACTGATTGCCAAAATGGCTGTAAATAGACGAAAAGAAGCCTACTTActctaatataatttaatttaagaaaCAACAAAGATGCGGCTAAAAGTTTTACTCACAACTATAAGAATACTGATCGCTGGACTATCCAGCAAAACAAAAGGAAATTCATGGTTGTTGGGATATTCATATTTTGGACACATGTAGGGTGGGTTGAAAATGACGGGCATTGTTTATACCAATACAGAGGATGATATACTCGAAGCAGCTAAAATCTAATTAAGAttgacatatatatacatgttgcCTTGCCACCTAAGTTTTTTCACCAATCAAGAATgataatttttttgtcatttattaCGTTATATTTCCTGATTTGGGTGAAAAGCTCAACATCATTCTCTCAACTGGATCGGTAatttttgaaatgaatatatatgcAACACAATGCTTGCGAATATATATGCCAATGATTAGGCCACCTACAAGTTTGTTTTTATGTAGTAATTCTTAACTTCTCGAGAAGTCATCCATCCTAATACTACTCTCGTCCACACACGATTAACTGTGGAGATCTGATGAAATCTAGTGCGTTAGTGCTGGTATGATAATACATTTTCCttaataaataacttaatttgCTTTTGTATTTTTCTTAAAAGGAATGATTTCATTCGGGATTATTCTACTTCGTGCGTGAGATTCATTTGCTTAGGATTTACCGCCTGGAATATTAATAGTCTTTACAGGTTGGAACAACGACGCTTTTATCATTACCTTTTTGTTCACATATTACGTtcaacatatataaattatacgacccaagtttttttatttttcaaggatATTCCAACAGAAAGTCCAGAAGGGAGCATAACAAGTTCAATCTCATGGCAAAGAGGAGCATTTCATGTTTCCTTGTTGTTTTGGTGTCACTACTTGCGGTAGCTTTGGCAGAGGCGACAACAGAACCGCCGGCTGTCTACATCTTCGGGGACTCAATCCTTGATGTTGGGACTAATAACTACATACCTGAATGCCTCGCAAAGGCAGATTTCTATTTCAACGGCATTGATTTCCCTTACTCGGAGCCAACGGGGAGGTTCAGCAATGGTCTTAACACTGCTGATGAAATAGGTACAATAATATCCAACATTTGTTTAATTCATGTGATTGGAGTTGGTTTCCATTTCCTTTATGCTAATTATTGATGACATGGTTTTGTTTAGTGAGGCTGTTGGGTCTGCGGAGGAGTCCACCACCGTTTCTCCAGCTTGTCAATGATCCGTTGACTTTCAGGAAGAATATACTAAAGGGCGCCAACTTTGCCTCTGGAGGATCCGGCATTTTGAATAGTACTGGACAGTATCAATACGTGAGCATTTTGtcaaaattccaaattaatatttttgccTACAATTAATTCCCCTTTAAACACTAATTATAATTTTGCTTATATAGAGTGAGAAAATCCCATATTGTTGCCTCTTTAAACCCTGATTATATATAAATGAAGTTCACGGAGTGGGGTGTTTTCTTGTGTAAAACAAACAATAAGCCGTTGGGAGAAGTAGTAGTAGACTTTAAACATTTAATTTGACATGATTGATTGAACATGATTATAAGATTAAATAACAATGAAAAATCATATTAtacttagtaataataatataaactgAAATTGAAGTAGAGAGATTGAATCTCAAATTCAATGTGTAATAGAGTAGTAAAAACAAAATTAGACGGCAATCGGTAGTCCACTTCTCATAATGCCATGATTTTGCATCCTAGAATGCTAGAACCTCAAGCCAATTACCAAGGAATCTCCATCTCTTACccaatttttaaagatttatttatttttcttgtgaAATTCTCTGAATGAGGGAAAATAAATCTGAAGGTTTACATTATGACCTGCAGATAAGGGTCATATCCATGGGGGATCAGATCCAACAATTCTCAACCGTTCGATCAAATATCACAAATATGACGGCCAGTGATGCAGCAACCGATGCCATTCTTTCCAAAGCATTCTTTCTTATCAGCGTTGGCAGCAATGACATCTTCGAGTACCTGCTTAACATCACCAGACCACCAATGACCATACCGGAGTTCAATGCCACCCTCGTATCCACATATGAATACCATTTAAAGGTTTGTCACGTACCATTTGACCCTTCTTTAGTTTCACTTAATGTGCCTTAAATCATTACTTACTATTAGCATCTATTGttgattcaccttcaagactctATACGAGCTTGGCGCCCGAAGGTTAGGTATCTTAACCGTTCCACCGATCGGGTGCACACCAATTGCTCGAGCTAGAGCCAATGGTAACTGTTCCGAACCAGCTCAGCGGTTTGCGCAAGCATTCTATACAGAGGCAGTGGCCTTACTAGAAAAGCTTAGCTCCCAAGTCCCAGATTTAAGGTATTCGCTGGCCAATACGTATTTGATGACCACCGGTATGATGGAAAATATGTTCGCCTTCGGTAAGCATTTCCCGTTTCAATTATAAATTGTAACCATTAAATGATCGTTACTATACCACAGGCTACAAGTCCAAGCTCTTTGTGATTCAGGTTTAAGGGATATTACATCGGCTTGCTGTGGAAATGGAACGTACGCATGCAATCAAACGGCTAGTTTTTGTTCTAACCGTGACGAATACTTGTTTTGGGACCAGTTTCATCCGACACAGCGAGTTTCGGAGTTGGCAGCCTTAACACTATTCGGTGGATCAGAATCGTTTGTGGCTCCCATGAATTTCAGTCAGTTGTTGGGGGTTAACATTTAGGAACCATCCCCCGCAAGCACACAGTCTCGCATCTTAATATTGTTTTTTAACacatgaaagagtgaatttgggaGGTTCATTCGACCGCTCCAATCCAAACATGCGATTCAAATAGCTATTGGGTCGACCTGTTTGTCCTTACACTTCACGTTCTCAACCTACTCAACTTAAATAAGATCATATATGTAATTTGCAATAATCAAGTGGACTACCATTTTTAACGAGATGCGAGACAAGTATTTTCTATACTATTATAATTCACCTATTTTGTTGTTTTCTGTCGTACAATATTAGTTAACATGGCATTGGCAATGACGCCACTCGGAGCTTTTAATCAAGTTCAACGACTCCATTCATTTGAATTCTTTTTTATTACTTCAATGGGGGAAAATCAATTAGTGCATTGTACAtatcaaaattaacctttttcccACTTTCCCCATGATTCTAACGTTGCTTTGATTTAAAGTTTTAGTAGTTAATATTAGTGTTCAAATAgatttttcaataataatataaaatttaatttattataactcattattaatattttgatatatcaaatataaattttttgaatatctttaaacaattactattaattatttgtaaaattcaatttgaatctataaactatattttaaatattaaaatattataattacaaatttaaatatataatttatatatttaaaataaatttcaatagaaatATACTTTTATatctaatataaatattacataaaatacatTGAATTAAAAATCTCATTtgagtcgattgagtcttagttcgttTGGCATAAATATTGATACCAATGCAAGAGGACGCGGATTCGAGTGTGCTATAatgtattatcctcttatttatggattAAGGAAGGGTTATGAATAGTTTTAAGTATTGTGTAAAAAAGAACAAACATAATCaaaaacctataatgaaattatttaaaaaacactttTTCTAAACtcaaaagctaaaaaaattttcttatacATTTGGGTTAACTTTTGACTccaaaaaatttatctatttaatatTGTTTATAACATCAAAATACTTATAATTCAGAAGAAAAAAAGCCTAAGCATCTAAATGAAAGACAAAAGAAGGGCCGACGTTTATCGTTGCGATTTAGGTTTGATTAGGAAACCAAAGCAGATTCAAAACGCCGCGATTAACCACTCCTTTTTTGTGCAATTGCATCAGTGCTCTCTCTTTCGATAACAAGCCTCCAATGCAATTTACTTGCGCGATTATCAGCGAAACATCCAATGAAAACTCATTGGAGGTcagctttttcttttttatcccttttttcattctttttgtcTTTTGTGATTATTGCTTGTGTTTATTGTTTGTGTtaatttagattatgtttgataaattaaaaaattaagttgtaaaaagaattaattgttgaaaaaaaaagaaggatttaatttaagggttaaaatatgtttaatattttatttaaaattaaatatgaaatataattagattatttGCTAAATGATAGTATAATCAtaaatgaaatatgaagttttgaATATGTTGCTAGCAAGCAAACAAAATGTTCGGAAGGAGTGATAGGAAAGTGAGCAGTTCTTTGGCACCAAACtaaaaacaataaacaaaattGAATACACGAGAATTATTTATACAGTTCGGCTTTCTTATGTCTATGGAACCTAACTTAGTGAGAAATATCTCTTCAACAATTACAACAAGTGAATCTAACCTATCACACACTCCATGACAATTCTCCTCACTTTTGAACATTGAAGATCAATACTCTCACCACTAAATTCACCTCTCTGAACTCAGCAAGTAAAACCATAACACAAACAATTTTACTATCAAAATGCACTTTTAAGAAAAGTTCCTCACTTGAATAAGATAACTGGTTAAACTCTCAATACAACAGCATATACAAATCTCTCCATTAAATAGATTATGTTTGAGACTTGCTTACATAGAAgatttatcacaatcacattaaaatagtaataaaataacatGATTACATTATAATAATAGCAATTAATACAAATATGGATTCTTGGTAACTAATCAATTAAAGTTCTAACCTGAACCAAACGTTCACGATCCAAGGGATTGACTTGAGTGATTCGGTTTGATCAAATCTCTAAAATATGCTTCCCTAATAGTAGAATGATCTTCAATTATGGCTAGATATCAACCAAATACTCAACATATCTCATTTATACCGTTCAATAAATAGTCAATACTTCACATATAGAAATTGTTTTTGAACAATCCAGTGGCTTCCCTAGCACTCAATGACCTGTTTCAtagtttttaacaaaataaaataaccattgaaTTTATTCTCTATTAAGTGATAAATAAGTCCCTATCTAATTGTCATTTTCTACatattatttagaaaattttctatttagtaTTTTATTATGGGTTATCGAAcgtgtttaaaaaattaatttgctaTTGTAACAACCTgaatttcagtggtgtcagaaaacacgatttcaaaacctcattttcgtAAACCGAGTCCATAAGGACGATTTATAAAGGTTAAGGAAGTTaacatgaaaatatattgaaatttgattaagtaatttaaccaagaaaatagttaattaaagctcagggactaaattttaaaagtctaatcactattgagttttaattaaaaaaatatttggggACTTATTTAGAAATTATCCAAAGGACCAAAATAGTTATTAAATCATTGTTGTTTTAAAGTTAGTgaattatgatgatgatgatggccATTTAACTTATGTAATTAGgattaaagaataaaattaagataaattaaagtaataacatGATAACtaaattaatcaaagattaaTCATTATATAAATAGTTTAATTAAGTGGAAAGAAAGGTGAAAACGAATTCATATTCTTCCACAGtcaaccaaaaaaagaaaagaatgtgaaAAACTCCATTGTTGAAAGCTTCATTCGGTCATTATTTCAAGTAAGTCCCTAatctagttttttttatatatatatagatttatgattatgagagcttgatttagctaactcatgtatcaatttgttcTATTGTTAAGTTTTTAGCAAGTTACCATTAtatagaaattgatgaattaagctTGAAATTGATAGTTAGTAAGTTTAGAttgtaaaaatgactaaattggaaattgaattaagcTTATAAGATAGCTTTGtaatattagggactaaattgaataaattaaaatttttcatgaaattatattttaaatagaaagtatagggcccctaatgaaagaatgtaaaatcaaattttaattcgatgctaaatataaaaaaatatgcatacCTTGAGTATAGAGACTAAGttaactaaaatgtaaaatatgagtGACTATGTATTTTGTTGTGAATTGGGTGTAAACtgataatatttttattgttgaATTATCGAATATAGATAAAGATGACGTGGAGTCGTCGCAAGCGAAAGGAAATACAAGAGTCTTTGACGATTAGCGAACAATCTagatttgtatttttattatttgagatTATTACACACACTGcatttatatatacacatgcaTTTTGATTGCATGATTAACTATTGAGGTAAGCTTATATGTTATATGCAATGATTCGTATAGAATTATATTAAGTGTCGAAAAATTTGACTGAAATGAATATGGTAGAAAATAGtatgaaataatttatatatgatatgtgatatgaataTCGTATGAACCATGTTATGTGTTATAGGACATATATGAATTGATGATGAGATGAAATGAgattatgatatatgaatttgtttATACAATGTGATTGGATCATTagtaccttattcattatttgggaaaagttggatataattggcatgccataagattagaTTGTGTACGAGTTTATGCACTTTGTGCGTCAAGATGCACTTTGTGTGCCAATATTTGCTTAAGTTTATCAGATGATGCATTACGGTGTCAGATTGGCGTGTTGGTTGGttgatccgtgtatccgtcttgAGTCTAAGTCCAGTTAATAGGGattataatgtaacaccctaacttaTCTctgtcaccgaattagggttacgaagcattactgtaCACAATAGAACCTTTaacttcaaaacatatcaataatacaattaatattaatttccaATAACTCATTACAATCATAGCAAACATACACATTTGGGCCTTAAATTGAACCTTCAAGCCCTAAAAAACAATTTGAAAACAACCGGGAATCATtttgaatcaaattgaaaaattttgggaaaaacatgaaaaattgaaaaataatggtcacacggtcgtgtggccaggccgtgtgaaatagcccagaccgtgtgaacatttgaagtagggacacatggtcatgtcccaacccatgtgtctgcctgtgtaactcactgacttggtccacacggccatgttgcaagCCATGTGCCATattgtgtgaaacctgcacctaaaattaATATGACACATGATCGTGTCCTAGGCCATATGCAGCACAAATTGCCCCTAAACCAAGCCATTTCAAACCCTATTCTTGCACACCAAGACACACCATTTCTACAAGCATTCATATGATCAAAACACATTCCAATcacactcaaaacataccaaatcaatcatCCAATAAGTTCTAACCAATGTACCAATAATAGGTACCACAATTACGATCAACCTTGTttcattttaacatttcaaaatcaaCCATTTAGCACATTTCTAGCACACCAAATAATGATTTCTTTTTCATAACATTAATCAACAAGCCATTTGCTTCCAAAAGGCATGAATAAAGTACCAAAACACACATCTAATTTGATCTAATTGCCTATCCAGTGTACCCTCGTTGGTACCACAATTTAAACGTCCAAACAAATTCATACTCAATATTTACAAGACATTACCAAAGTCTCCGTTTCATCACATATGTTTACCATATATCAAGCTAATCACTAAAGGTATTTAACTAATAGCCAAAAACACATCAAGTTTCAAACATACACCAAAGATACTAAACATTTATAACCACAAAGCTTACTTAAACTAACTTATAAACAATATCattataaacaaaataatttaagggCTTTTAGTTTATGCCATTTATAACTCGACATCAATATATCCAAATCTTCTATCGAGATAAAGGATGGATAGTGTGAATGTACTCCGAATTGATTCCAACCGGTTGAGCTTTTCAACAATCTACATGACaaggaaaaacaactacgtaagcaactagtgcttagtaagctcgtattaaGGAAACTTAACTACTAAACATAAATGATTAAACCATTAAAACATTGCTCATTTAAAATTATGCATACTTTTCCTTTCAATTCACAACACACCAAAAGGTTAGTAGGTATGTTAAAGAGTATATCCAATCAATTAAACATGAAACATATCAATATGAAGTTCAATACATAATTCCTCAATCTATTACTCAATTTGTTcccttttcatttcatattcatatacCAACAATTTTCCATTTCATGTTTCCATAACACAGTTCTTTTCATATACGCATCCATTCATTAAAACTTAAATCATccgttgaatcaaatgaaataacatcaaATACTTGGAAAATACTCATATAACCATTTAATTCCCTAAACACACCACAACATCACGAGTTaacatatttatagacatatgAAGCATATAATCATACCAAGGCATTAACATTCATTATCAAACTATACTAGTCAAACATTCAACTCGTATTCATGCTTACGATACATACCTTACCTGAAACGTGTTACTTGAATAGCAAATGATCGAAGGGTACgatggtgtctttcaaccatggtatttgtaacgcctcaaaattttaattttgggtattgtgaatgtgtgacacaaacatctgtcagctttagtggttatgtgttctgggagtgtttgggaggtcccaagttcaagccagaacttgggcaaattttggtatttttataaatttggtcagtaggcttttacgtaaaagttggcaaataattaatagaatgtgtctgctagtctggtggataagtggagtgttggtgtgagggaGGTCACGGGCTCGAATCTTTGGGACGACAAAGGTTGTATTTTTGCTCCTAATTTTGGCAAGAGTTGTGCTGAACTGGGTGTCTGagtggtggatgtgtagtggaAAGTGAGGGAGCGATTTTAGGAGTGAATTAGGGGATTATGGGGGAGAATATCCAAAatctgatcactttttcctttttcgaaaaaaagagagagtcatttttctctccatctttctaACGTTTTCTCTCTCCCATCTCTACcgaatttttcttcttctttgcttcttactctattttcttttcttttctttcctctactgCTAAAATTCCTTTGTTCCCCCAAACCATTCTTTCCTCTTGATTTCATAGCGTTAAGCAGCACTTGTGCAAATTCAATAAGTTGTTGGGTAtcattttaagagattattttaTGTTCAATAGTCTAAGTTCGGGGTGTTGGCAGCAGCATTTCGTGAGGATTAAATCTCTCCTCGTGATTTTCGTAAACGTACCGATTTGAAGTTTTTGCGGTAAGTGTTCATCGTTTTATGAGTAAGTATTTTGATTTCGGGATTTTGATTAATCGCGAGGTAAGACTGATTATGGTGTTATTTTatcaattataggctttggagtgctcagggactgttttagcatcaaacaaaaccaggtgtgtacttgaaacacaaaaataagggattcgaCGAAAAGCcgaattgcttgctgtttgggtagcagcagtaggctaaatttgaaaaatcactataaattgtgaaaactgaattagaggatgaaaaaatatgggattaaatatatttgagtctagttccTCATATaagaaacaaagtaaaaaaaaagaatttcatattaagagatatttgaattttagtgagatagggtcagtatgattttggaatcccctgtcctgactttggaaaattattaaaaattgtataaaaataattatgagttagagtttatatttttaaaattctgaaTGAGCttactttcaagagaaacaaacaggaacatcatcaTAATTCTGTAtgtgaagataattaatttttagtgcagaaaggttgaaactgtcagacagcaaaacagagaaaactttaaagaataaactgtacttgttggctaaaccaataattctgaaaattttatggtaagaagatatatgagtctggttttagggaaaatttgcagatcttaattcggaattttataacttaagatacaaataatttagtaacagtgactcaagtagacaactttgaaggatcATATTAGTAAATAGTGGAAatacatatgaataattaactagcacgggttacattaaaatggatcacgaggccaaggccaatttgggtcatgtgggccacacgggcgtgtgggcccacacgggcgaacatcatgggcttgtaggcccattttactgtttgactgataaggttacacgggtcgcccaagtcgattgtgaacctactgtagggtcagtaagttTACCTaaacccctaattgactgaaataactgtatgactgatatgattaagcctgatgatgtcccactaatttgatactgtatgccctgtttacatgcatgatattatgttatagcatgtcatatctgtATATTGCATGACATTGGGTTGAGGGATTAtaatgttcggaggaagtgtactgaaaggcctcgagcctaatttactggcagctcagctgcaaactactgtctagtgccgcatttgatactacttggagtgtaggaatgggtgggttgattatatccccacatggagtgtagagttggacggagatggtgtgtagaggctggatgggtaggatttttatgactgcatatctgttactctaatgatactgtgatgggctacggcccaaactggactgatattgatattgaaaagggcttaagccTAGACTGTGATTATTTGTTTACTGTCTATTCATTTGTATGggaattacacactaagtttatgtaaactcaccccttctatttaatttgtataggtaatccccatatataggcggatcggtgcagcggaggactcagtggtggtcACATgacttcttttacactgtttactgcctatttatgattttacttttatttgggagtattttgttgtaattatggcctttacaaattttggtttaaaattttttcaaatgaaattaatgttttatcaaaaataccacaaataagcaaactgtttaaaagcttccgcaataaaaataaaaaaaattgaaattgaataacgatttgtaaatgaataatattttgaaaacgaACGACACGATTTGAAGTTAACATAAGAtcataaaaaaatagttaaatagaAAAGAGGATTTAGTGACgacatatttttcaaaaaacactaccatgtgacgtcgtcagattcggccataacgtttcgGCCGGGTTTGGGGTTTTACAGTATTATTTATTCTCGACTTGATGCCACAGTGTCTTTCAAcaatggtcttattcatttttcttcgtgttgccatagtgtctttcaactatggtcttattggTTTGATTCAtgatgccatagtatctttcagtGATGATCTTACTTGATAAAATCGTGATGCCATAaagtctttcagctatggtcttactcgatagaatcgtgatgccataacgtctttTAGCCATAGTTTTACTTGATAGAATCGTGATGTCATAACGTCTTTCAACTATGATCTTACTCGTTTCTGGTAtggtgccatagtgtctttcaactatggtcttaatcATTTCTTTCAAGCCAACGAACTCGATTCATACATAATCAATCAGATATTAAACAACCAAAACAATAACTAATTGATTTAATCAAGTtctgaacttacctcaacaataaCAGTTGTAAAAATGAAGCTGGCGACTAATCTGacactttagcttttcctcggtttagatccaTTCGGTTCATTTCTTAATCTCAAACCCACAACCATGCAAGGAGAAATGCTTGGCCGGACCTCTTTTCTTCAAAATGGTTATTCGACTAGAAATGTTGAAAGAACAAGATGATAGACATTGTTTTACTCTTTGTttaagttaatattatttttctttactaaattaccatttttccattaaaataacatatattaaatataaaatatatgtaataacggtcaacataaacaaaaaaggttaattttcctaaaaaaaaatcCCTCCACTCCTATAATCTTATTAATTTAACACCTTAAACAAAAGGAATTTAACTTTTGcgacttttacaaattagtccttttcacttaattaactatttaaacgttaaaatttattaaccaaatttttaatatgaccctcataacactccataaatatttaataaaatatttacaggctCAGTTTATGGAAATGaagtcccaatacctcattttctaaaatcacttgactttagggatataccacttgaacctaattattcattcaaatagcataaattatcaaatcaaaatttattataacactatatttgacttgtaaatattaaatataatatttatggactcactcgtcagatttgtagtcccaaaaccattatttctaACACAACTAAAAAATGGGATGTTACATATAAAATGTGAATTAGATTAATGATAATGAGTTGAAATAATGATATGAAATGATACTATATGTGCATGTATGTGAAATGTGACTAAAGATAGCATGTGAAAGAACATGCGAATCATATTTTTACGAGCCTTGAGGGCCGACATGGGAATGAAATGAATCAGCCGATTCGAGAAATATCAAAATAAGAGAAACAAATAGACggtatgaaatgaatgaatatgTTAGACTATTGTAATATAAGGCCTTATATGTGTGTATAAACTTGGCTATATGGAAACTTTACATTATTTTGGTAATTGGGATGAATAGTATATGAATTGGTTGATCTAAAGCATGAATTGGTTGTGTTTATATGGTTAATGTTATTGTTATAAtatcttgaatcatgaaagtaccactaAGCTTTATCACTCAACATACGGTTGTTTATTTCTGTGGGCAGGTTCTAGTAGATCTCAAAGTTTTGAGGAGTGAATTAACATAAAATTTGTAACCCTCGACTCAATAATTTTTGTATAGTTCATTTTTTCAATAAATGTCATGTACCTAGGTTTTGAGTCggtttcatatagtaaatggtcAAATTGGAA is part of the Gossypium hirsutum isolate 1008001.06 chromosome D11, Gossypium_hirsutum_v2.1, whole genome shotgun sequence genome and encodes:
- the LOC107911323 gene encoding GDSL esterase/lipase At5g33370, producing MAKRSISCFLVVLVSLLAVALAEATTEPPAVYIFGDSILDVGTNNYIPECLAKADFYFNGIDFPYSEPTGRFSNGLNTADEIVRLLGLRRSPPPFLQLVNDPLTFRKNILKGANFASGGSGILNSTGQYQYIRVISMGDQIQQFSTVRSNITNMTASDAATDAILSKAFFLISVGSNDIFEYLLNITRPPMTIPEFNATLVSTYEYHLKTLYELGARRLGILTVPPIGCTPIARARANGNCSEPAQRFAQAFYTEAVALLEKLSSQVPDLRYSLANTYLMTTGMMENMFAFGLRDITSACCGNGTYACNQTASFCSNRDEYLFWDQFHPTQRVSELAALTLFGGSESFVAPMNFSQLLGVNI